The genome window GAGCGTTTTGGCACATATACCGAAGGCATCAAGTCTGACAAAACGGAATATGAAATGTGTGTTTCGTTTATTCAAAACAATGGTAAAGGGCTGTTTTATAATGATTTCAGCAGCTTACTCAGCCAGGAAAATTCATCCGCCGAACCCAGCACGGTAAAACGCGCAAACTGGCGTCAAAGCTCAAATCCACTCGTCGCCATGGTCAGGTCTGTTTACAGGGTTATCAAATACAATTACGACCTGCACGTCGACACAAGGTTTAAAAGACCCCGATAGGCCGATCAGGACGGCTTTTTGTAGGACCCTTCTTCCGGCAAGCGGGAGTTGAAATTGGCCAAAAATCTTTTCCGCTCCTTATTGATCCGCGCCATGAACACTTTGGTAAATGTGTCACCGTCGCGCTGCAATGTGCGGATTCCCGTCCAGGCCCTGGCCTTATTGGACCTCACCTGCCTGATCTTGCCATATTTCATCAAACCCAGGCACAGCTGTCCGTCATCACCCCAGAAATTGTCATTGATAAAGCCCACTTTCAGGCCCAGTTCGCGAATGTAGCCCATGCTGATACCGTAGGCGTTGTAATAAGGGCGATTGATCTGCCTTACCTCCGAGATAATGTCTTTTCCCGTTTCCAGCAGCCCAAGTTTCCATCTCGGAAATCCCTGCTCGCTGATGAACGAATAACGCCCGTAAACACAAACAACATCGGGTTTGCTCAGCACACGGATCATTTCCTGCACCCAGCACGACGGGTAAAAACAATCGGCGTCAGCCAGGAGCACGTATTTCCCCTTGGCATTCAGCTGGCCGTGCTGCCGTGCCGGGCCACATCCCTGCTTTTGCTCAAAAAGACCCTTAACAGCCAGTTTATCAATCGTGTCCTGCGTCCGGTCCTTGGAATTGTTGTTTACGACAATGATCTCTAACGGATAATCACAAACAGTTTTGGAAAGGCTTGAAATACAGTTCAGGATGTTGATCTCTTCATTCCAGGCCGCAATGAGCACGGTTACTACCGGCTCGTCGCTAATGATCTTTTT of Dyadobacter chenhuakuii contains these proteins:
- a CDS encoding glycosyltransferase codes for the protein MNLSENPEWLTDYSKSYKKFEEIPQHVFDSINKDLKKIISDEPVVTVLIAAWNEEINILNCISSLSKTVCDYPLEIIVVNNNSKDRTQDTIDKLAVKGLFEQKQGCGPARQHGQLNAKGKYVLLADADCFYPSCWVQEMIRVLSKPDVVCVYGRYSFISEQGFPRWKLGLLETGKDIISEVRQINRPYYNAYGISMGYIRELGLKVGFINDNFWGDDGQLCLGLMKYGKIRQVRSNKARAWTGIRTLQRDGDTFTKVFMARINKERKRFLANFNSRLPEEGSYKKPS